One stretch of Hymenobacter chitinivorans DSM 11115 DNA includes these proteins:
- a CDS encoding SDR family oxidoreductase produces the protein MKSALVTGANKGIGLEVAKLLAQQGFFVYLGSRSLAAGQAAVAQLRALGLTHLAAVQLDVTSPESIRAARATIGAATPGLDVLINNAGISGGMEQAARQARLEQFRSVFETNVFGVAGVTQAFLDLLAQSAQPRIVNVSTAMASLTLYADFANENFAYRFPVYQASKTALNMYTVQLAYELRDTPFKVNAVCPGYTRTDFTGHQGSSTVEEAGQRLVKYALLGPDGPTGQYFSEEYFPAPATCPW, from the coding sequence ATGAAGTCAGCATTGGTAACCGGCGCAAACAAGGGCATCGGCCTGGAAGTCGCCAAACTACTCGCCCAGCAGGGCTTTTTCGTTTACCTCGGTAGCCGCAGCCTGGCCGCCGGTCAGGCCGCGGTTGCCCAGCTCCGCGCCCTGGGGCTCACCCACCTGGCCGCCGTGCAGTTGGATGTTACCAGCCCCGAATCCATCCGGGCGGCCCGGGCCACGATTGGGGCTGCCACGCCGGGGCTGGACGTGCTCATCAACAACGCCGGCATCAGCGGCGGCATGGAGCAGGCCGCCCGGCAGGCCAGGCTGGAACAGTTCCGGAGCGTGTTCGAAACCAACGTCTTCGGGGTGGCCGGCGTCACCCAGGCCTTCCTGGACCTGCTGGCGCAGTCGGCCCAGCCGCGCATCGTCAACGTGAGCACCGCCATGGCCTCCCTGACGCTCTACGCCGACTTCGCCAACGAGAACTTCGCCTACCGCTTTCCCGTGTACCAGGCCTCCAAAACGGCGCTGAATATGTACACCGTGCAGCTGGCCTACGAGCTGCGCGACACGCCCTTCAAGGTCAACGCCGTGTGCCCGGGCTACACCCGCACCGACTTCACCGGCCACCAGGGCAGCAGCACGGTGGAGGAGGCCGGGCAGCGCCTGGTGAAGTACGCCCTGCTGGGTCCGGACGGCCCCACGGGGCAGTATTTCAGCGAGGAATACTTCCCCGCCCCGGCCACCTGCCCGTGGTAA
- a CDS encoding AraC family transcriptional regulator, translating into MPTKQLNRYAEMVVVCSGDQRYGGEIAAEDAVLVGVLAGELRVVQAERTLRCGPGDTVLLPRRQPATLLKYPKDGVAYQAVVMKLPTALVRAYYAENTPVPAGRPAASGMRLFAKSPLLQSLFASLLPYLALEHRLPEKLLAVKITEVIEILRSLDPGSDAVLADFTAPGKLNLVEFMEANYMFNLPLTKFSYLTGRSLTTFKRDFKKAFQLSPQRWLTQKRLALAHYQLLEKRRKPVELYLEVGFENLAHFSYAFKKHFGYSPTALTGPGQGPRPAPG; encoded by the coding sequence ATGCCAACCAAGCAGCTCAACCGCTACGCGGAAATGGTCGTCGTCTGTAGCGGCGACCAGCGCTACGGGGGCGAAATAGCCGCCGAGGATGCCGTGCTGGTGGGGGTGCTGGCCGGCGAGCTGCGCGTGGTGCAGGCCGAGCGCACCCTGCGCTGCGGCCCCGGCGACACGGTGCTGTTGCCCCGCCGGCAACCCGCGACCCTGCTCAAGTATCCCAAGGACGGTGTTGCCTACCAGGCCGTGGTCATGAAGCTGCCCACAGCCCTGGTGCGGGCGTATTACGCCGAAAACACTCCGGTACCCGCCGGCCGGCCGGCCGCTTCCGGCATGCGGCTGTTTGCCAAAAGCCCGCTGCTGCAAAGCCTTTTTGCTTCCCTGCTGCCCTACCTGGCGCTGGAGCACCGCCTGCCGGAAAAGCTGCTGGCCGTCAAGATTACCGAGGTAATTGAGATACTGCGCAGCCTCGACCCGGGCAGCGACGCGGTGCTGGCCGACTTCACCGCGCCCGGCAAGCTCAACCTGGTCGAGTTCATGGAGGCCAACTACATGTTCAACCTGCCCCTGACCAAGTTCAGCTACCTGACCGGCCGCAGCCTGACCACCTTCAAGCGGGACTTCAAGAAGGCCTTTCAGCTGAGTCCTCAGCGCTGGCTCACCCAGAAGCGCCTGGCCCTGGCCCACTACCAGCTCCTGGAAAAAAGAAGGAAGCCCGTGGAGCTCTACCTGGAAGTGGGCTTCGAGAACCTGGCCCACTTCTCCTACGCCTTTAAAAAGCACTTCGGCTACTCCCCAACCGCCCTGACCGGGCCCGGTCAGGGCCCGCGGCCGGCCCCCGGATAA
- a CDS encoding PAS domain-containing sensor histidine kinase: MSSATPSQPASSALEAELQALRAENARLRTAATRQQALDAQYQLSQARFRTVFENSPLGHKIIAPDLTILQANPALAAMLGLAGPEELVGRRILEFADPDHNAGWHELQTRLWAHKLPNFTLETCLRRPDGTSFWCQVTAVLFQDDGGELGYTTLEDISDRKKLALSHQRLYDAQETILHLVAHDLRNPIAHIQMVVELLRRDEAVLALHSASNPEGVLKFLNLVDHSCDQAHALLNDVLYLGQLEASRLEEHHTDLNAFLDERLAAFRLAARERGIELVLTLPPQAQHANIHPDKFGRILDNLLSNALKFTPAGGRVSVRLEKHPGHIRLVVHDTGLGIPEALQPHVFDKFSSAKRPGLYGDTTTGLGLFITKQIVELHQGQIWLESYENRGTTFFIDLT, from the coding sequence ATGTCCTCAGCTACTCCCTCCCAGCCCGCTTCTTCCGCCCTGGAGGCCGAACTCCAGGCCCTGCGCGCGGAAAACGCCCGGCTCCGGACGGCCGCCACCCGGCAGCAGGCTCTCGACGCGCAGTACCAGCTGAGCCAGGCCCGCTTTCGTACGGTATTCGAAAACTCGCCGCTGGGCCACAAAATCATTGCTCCGGACCTGACCATTCTGCAGGCCAACCCGGCCCTGGCGGCCATGCTGGGCCTGGCCGGCCCCGAGGAGCTGGTGGGCCGGCGGATTCTGGAGTTTGCCGACCCCGACCATAACGCCGGCTGGCACGAGCTCCAGACCCGGCTCTGGGCCCACAAGCTGCCCAACTTCACCCTGGAAACCTGCCTGCGCCGGCCCGACGGCACCTCCTTCTGGTGCCAGGTTACGGCCGTGCTCTTCCAGGACGATGGGGGCGAGCTGGGCTACACCACCCTGGAGGATATCAGTGACCGGAAAAAGCTGGCCCTCTCCCACCAGCGGCTCTACGACGCCCAGGAAACGATTCTGCACCTGGTGGCCCACGACCTGCGCAACCCCATAGCCCATATTCAGATGGTGGTGGAGCTGCTCCGCCGCGACGAGGCCGTGCTGGCCCTGCACTCGGCCAGCAACCCCGAGGGCGTGCTGAAGTTTCTGAATCTGGTAGACCACTCCTGCGACCAGGCCCACGCCCTGCTCAACGACGTGCTCTACCTGGGGCAGCTTGAAGCATCCCGCCTGGAAGAGCACCACACCGACCTCAACGCTTTTCTCGACGAGCGGCTGGCCGCCTTCCGCCTGGCCGCCCGGGAGCGGGGCATCGAGCTGGTGCTGACCCTGCCGCCCCAAGCCCAGCACGCCAATATCCACCCCGACAAGTTTGGCCGCATCCTAGACAATCTGCTCAGCAATGCGCTGAAGTTTACCCCGGCCGGCGGGCGGGTGTCGGTGCGGCTGGAAAAGCACCCGGGCCACATTCGCCTGGTAGTGCACGACACGGGCCTGGGCATTCCCGAAGCCCTGCAGCCCCACGTCTTCGATAAGTTCAGCTCAGCCAAGCGTCCCGGCCTCTACGGCGACACCACCACCGGCCTGGGCCTATTCATTACCAAGCAGATTGTGGAGCTGCACCAGGGTCAGATCTGGCTGGAAAGCTATGAGAACCGGGGTACCACTTTTTTCATCGACCTGACCTAG